In Terriglobus aquaticus, the genomic window GAGATCGGGTATGTGGGCAGCCACGCTGTCCATCTGCCGCTCTACCTGAACGCGAATCTACCGGCATTCAATCAAGCCACTGCCGTTGCTTACGCGAACACTACCGTCGCCACCCAGAACGCGCGGCCCTTCCCGACGCTCGGCACCCTAACGGGTTCGTACAACGTGGGCGATTCCAGCTACAACAGCTTGCAAGTCACTGCACGCCGCCGCTTCGGGCAGGCCTTCTCGCTTCAGAGCTCCTACACGTGGTCGCACACCATTGACGACGGTTCGGGCATCTTCAACTTCTCGCAGGTGAATGGCTTGAACGCCGGTCAGTACCCGTCCGATCCGGTTCTTCGCAAGACACAGGATCGCAGTAACTCGGCATATGACGTGCGGCATAGCTACACATTGGCCGCTCAGTACCGCACACGCGGACCATGGTTCACGCGCAACATCGAGATCAGTCCCATCTTTTCGGCGCGCACGGGCTTTCCACTGACCATCACGCAGACGAATGAGTTTCCGGGTGTGAATAGCCAACGGCCAAACGGCGACAGCTCACAGCTGAAGATCAGCCCGTATCGCAACGGCTCGGGCATCCAATACTTCCGACCGACGAGCGATCCGAGCTTTCCGTTATCACCAAGCGGGCCGGTTTTCATCGGCACCGGCGCAGCTCGGAAGCAGGTCGTCGCGACGGGTCTGGGCAACGTGCCGCGTTACAGCGTGCGAGCGCCGGGAGAGATCAACTTCGACCTATCCGCCTCGCGAAGCTTTCCTCTGTACAAGGAGTTCGCCTTTGTCTTCCGCGTAGACGCCTTCAATGTGCTGAACCACAACAATCTGGCGAACCCTGGAACCTCGCTGGGGCTGACGACGGATGCGACGCACGCCTTCTTCAACGCGCCGAGCTTTGGCCTGATCACGGGATCTACCTCGAATCGCTTCCTGCAGATCGTGACTCGCCTGAACTTCTAACTTCCTCCAGGCTGCGGCATCTCATTGCCGCAGCTCTTTTTCTTACTGGAACACACGCAAGGCTTGGAGTGTCGCTCGCGTTACCGTGTTCCGCTTTCACCCTTGGTTTTGGGAGTTCCATGAAGCTGCGTTTTTCTGTACTGCTTGCCGCTCTGTTGCCACTGTGCGCACTTGCGCAAATCCACGTGCAGAACGTGGAGGGCTGGGCAATGCAGGACGCTTCAAAGGTCGCCGCGCAAGGCGCGGAGATCAGCCGTCCGAAGTACCAAACCGCCGGATGGTACAGGGCCACTGTGCCGGGCACCGTGCTGACTACATTGGTCGATAATCACGTTTACCCGGAGCCGCTGTACGGCGAGAACATGCGTACTATTCCGGAGAGCCTGAACAAGGCTACGTACTGGTATCGCACAACGATCACCGTGCCCCCGAGCTACAAGGGGCGCCGCGTGTGGCTGCATTTTGGCGGACTCAACTATGCTGCGCAGATCTGGCTCGACGGGAAGCAGATTGGCGCTCTGAAAGGGGCGTTCCTTCGTGGGGACTTCGACATTACGGATGCGGTGAAGCCGGGCAAGGTCTCTGGTTTGGCAGTCCAGGTCTCTCCGCAGCCGCACCCCGGCACGCCGCACGAGCATACGGTGGCCAACGGCACCGGGCACAACGGCGGGGAGACCGCAATCGACGGACCTACCTTTCTTTCCACCATCGGCTGGGACTGGCTGATGGCTGTGCGAGATCGAGCGACGGGCATCTGGCAGCCGGTGACGATCTCGGACAGCGGCCCTGTTACGGTCGAGACGCCGCAGGTGGTGAGCCATCTGTCGTCGGCGCTGGACAGCGCGGATGTGGACGTTTCCGCGAAGCTGGTCAATCACACAGGCAGTTCAGTCACGGGCGTGCTGGTCGGGACGATTGAAGGGGAGCCGTATAGCATCGTGTTCCGCAAACAGGTGCAGGTGGACGCGAACGGCCACCAGGACATTTCGCTGAATTCTGCTACCTCGCCGGCGCTGCACATGGATCATCCGAAGCTGTGGTGGCCGAACGGGTATGGCGAGCCGAATCTGCACCACCTGCTGCTGCGATTCGAGACCGGGAAGAGTATTTCGGACGAAGCAGACGTGCAATTCGGCATTCGCAAGGTGGAGTACCAGGTGCCCGGTTCCGATGTGTTGACCCTTGTGGTCAACAACGTGAAGGTGATGGTGCGCGGAGGCAACTGGGGCCTGGATGAGGCCATGAAGCGCATTCCAAGCGATCGGCTAGAAGCGCAGGTGCGCATGCACGCGCTCGCCAATTTGAACCTGATCCGCAACTGGGTGGGCCAGAGTACCAGCCCCGACTTATACAAGTACGCGGACAAGTACGGCATTATGCTGTGGGACGAGTTCTTTCAGCCGAATCCCGGCGACGGCCCGAACGTCACGGACTACGACACGTATTTGGCGAACGTGACGGACAAGGTTCTGCGCTATCGCAATCACCCGTCCATCGTGGTTTGGTGCGCGCGGAACGAGGGGCACCCGCCGGCCGCCCTGGATGCGCAGCTTGCAGCGATGATGAAGCGGCTGGATCCAGAGCGGCTGTACCAGAGCAGTTCCACCGACGGTCGCGGAGTGTCGTCGCATGGTCCGTACTACTGGCGCGCGCCGCACTTCTTCTACCAGATCAACGAGGCCTTCAAAACGGAGACCGGCTCTGTGTCGGTGCCAACATTGGAGTCCATCCAAGGCATGATGCCGCAAAAGGATTGGGAGACAATCAACGACGACTGGGCACAGCACGACATGGCCGCAGGCGCGCAGCGCGGCAATGAATACCCCGCAACGCTGGCGCATCGCTACGGCGCGATTCGCAACTTAGCGGACTTCGCGCGCAAAGCACAGATGGCGAACTACGAGGCCTTCCGCGCTATGTACGAGTCGCGTAACGCGACGATGTTCCAGAACACTACGGGTGTGATCACGTGGATGAGCCATCCCGCCCAGCCGAGCTTTGTGTGGCAGTTGTATCACTACGACCTGGAGCCGAATGCGTCGCTGTT contains:
- a CDS encoding glycoside hydrolase family 2 protein, which encodes MKLRFSVLLAALLPLCALAQIHVQNVEGWAMQDASKVAAQGAEISRPKYQTAGWYRATVPGTVLTTLVDNHVYPEPLYGENMRTIPESLNKATYWYRTTITVPPSYKGRRVWLHFGGLNYAAQIWLDGKQIGALKGAFLRGDFDITDAVKPGKVSGLAVQVSPQPHPGTPHEHTVANGTGHNGGETAIDGPTFLSTIGWDWLMAVRDRATGIWQPVTISDSGPVTVETPQVVSHLSSALDSADVDVSAKLVNHTGSSVTGVLVGTIEGEPYSIVFRKQVQVDANGHQDISLNSATSPALHMDHPKLWWPNGYGEPNLHHLLLRFETGKSISDEADVQFGIRKVEYQVPGSDVLTLVVNNVKVMVRGGNWGLDEAMKRIPSDRLEAQVRMHALANLNLIRNWVGQSTSPDLYKYADKYGIMLWDEFFQPNPGDGPNVTDYDTYLANVTDKVLRYRNHPSIVVWCARNEGHPPAALDAQLAAMMKRLDPERLYQSSSTDGRGVSSHGPYYWRAPHFFYQINEAFKTETGSVSVPTLESIQGMMPQKDWETINDDWAQHDMAAGAQRGNEYPATLAHRYGAIRNLADFARKAQMANYEAFRAMYESRNATMFQNTTGVITWMSHPAQPSFVWQLYHYDLEPNASLFAVRKAAEPVHVQMNEALRTVQVVNNEPVNLAGLRLTQTVYRLDGSVSHRSTRPLDIVPASSTVTVNTLWVDPHISEVYFLKLDLENADRKLLSTNFYWKNVAQDDFTLLDQVPPANLTVIATARQVNQNTVLDVTITNPGASVALLAHLQLHRKSDNARVLPVFYSDNYLCLAPGESRQLTIEANTRNLAGGPLLLLDGYNVGLKASQGPVDGRLNANAQPSSWPASQIVPVNQKRR